The Lytechinus pictus isolate F3 Inbred chromosome 5, Lp3.0, whole genome shotgun sequence DNA segment actggacaatgaggagaaaattagaatatttcatatttcatataataaaatacaaaataaaatagtgagtggatgacgtcatcagtctcctcatttgcataccgaccaggatgtgcatataactattttgtgaaattaagtgaaacttaaaaatatcataactttcttattttacatcccatttgataaaattttcagcgttttgctagtttgatttttctctatttattcaaatcatctttttgttggagtggacttgtcctttaagtcgACCAACATTATTACTATCTTTTCATTGGGTCAGTGTTGATATATGGCTAAAGGAATTTCCATAACTCAATGTAAAAGTGAGAAAAACGCAATGGGATGAGGgttagttttttttatcaagttcTAAAAAGCACCATGAAAAGGGAAATCAATATTATTCGATTCCTAATTTTTAAAGACTGTATGGTTACAATTTATGCACACTCTTGCACCCATGAAAcactttctttattattcttgaATGTGCTACAGGGATATATAGGTAATATTTTTTCTGGCTCTCATTTTCTTTCGATGCAATGCCATTTAATCCATGACACTTTTTCTTAACATTCATgtgggtttttttaatatttaatatcctttcatttgtttttgttttacctaAGTGGGAAAACAATAATCAGCAACCAATTTCGAATTGAGAGTGATTTTGAGTATACTCGTTGAATGAGATAAAGTTGGATTTGAAGTATTGTAAAAATAACTTCGGTTGATAAGTTCTCTCTCCTACATTCGCCGGCGTTAATTCATCCAAGCCGTCGTATcagtattttttaatcaattttgaaatatttgggcAGAAAATTAAATTCCTACTCTACTcataattaaatttcttggcagcaatttattttagtctCTGAGATATGTGAAGGCGATGCCATACAGTTTTTTAAGTATCATATTATGTTTGCAAATGAAAAACGGATTTGCATCATTTCTATTTGAACTTAATTGTTCCACTTATTTTTAAATTTGTCTATTTGATTCAGAGCTCAAGGAGGCATTTGGTCTATATGACAGGGATAATGATGGCCTCATCTCTACAGATATACTTGGAGAGGTCATGAGGTCATTAGGTTCATGTCCAACGGAAGCGGAAGTGGAGGAGTCAATCAACATGGAAGACCCTCATGGTTAGTGGAAAATTGTCGTACTTCAAAATCATTATTCAAGTACATTATCAATTGAGGCTGAGTCCACTCCATgttgatttgtatcaatataGAATATCTCATCAAAATCCAATGTAGAAATAGGATTATATAGCAGGTTTGAATTTCACTGTTAATTTTAGGAAATTATTCCTTTGGTATTGACTCTCCTCTTCTTAgtattttaatgattaaatgaaAAGATTATTTAAGATATAAAGCCGATGCAGGATGAAAATAAACTACAGGAACTAGTCCTCAACGTAGGcttcaaaatgattaaaaatcagCTTGCGTTTGATCATAACTCTTTCTGCATTTTAACTTCAGAATATTAGGAAATTTGAATACAATAAGAATTATGATAACGAATCCTTCCTCGTCATTATCTTTCTCCTTCTTATTTAAAGGTAAAGGCAAACTGGACTTCAGTACATTTTCTCGAATCATGGCCCATCATATCAGCCAATCACAGGTAGATGCTGAAGAATTTAGAGATGCATTCAGAATATTTGATAAAGATGACACAGGAACACTTAGGTatgtctttattttgttttatttaacataaaatatgtatttcattaccgaatgtcatttgttttgtaataattCTGGGGGAGGATTCACGGAGACTACTTTCAAAGATATAGGGACAAATGATTGAAAATGATTATACCAGTCTGTTTTATAGTGACAGATGAACAGTATAATGTGAAGATGTAGAACAGAGAAAATATGTTGTTTTCTGGTGCTGAAAGGGTTATAAATATAACGAGGAAATGTGGTAGAcggttatatatttttatttcttaaccAATCAGCGCAGCTGAATTACGTCATGTAATGACAACTCTTGGTGAGAAATTAACAGATGCTGAAGTTGATGAGATGATACGAGAAGCTGACGTTGGGAGCGATGGAAGGATTAATTATGAAGGTATTATTTTATTGCtatataaaatgcatttgaTTAAATTTCGAATGTACAATCTGTAAAAATAAAACGTGTTAAAAACAATCTATACTGGCTTAATTCGGCAATTAAGGCCTCCGCACCGCACACCATAGCCTATAATCATGTTGGATACTTCAGATTTTTTCTTTGCCTATACGAGTTTGATGCTGTTATACGCGAAATGTCAGCAATACGTCAGATGCGGAGGACTACGAACCGTGACCAAAAAACAGTAATATATTGACCGGTtgaaaaccaaaccaaacaaagaAGAATAAGTAGTCTGCGTAGTCTTCAGACGTATCTGTAAAGGCTAAGGTAAAAACTACAGTctcgcctagattataggctaccTACCGCATGCCTTATAGTTTATCATCTGATCTTGggacaaatcgcattttgcttattttctgaaaatatgaacgaataacacttgtttttattgtttgaggTTCAAATCCACATTAatgataatgctaataataaacAGTTATTGTATAGTGCATATTACGTTATAAttataacgtctctatgcgcgtCCAAAGAACTTGGAtaataccccggctttagcttggcTGCCGTAAATACTTACAGCGCACACACATTTCAAAGAATTAATTCCTACCggttacccatttacctcacctgggtcgaactgtggatgaattccttgctgaatgAAACTACGCCTTGGCTGGGATTTGAAACCACGACCCTCtctttcaaagtccggagactaatccactgggccacaccGCTCCACAATGATGCTTAAATCGAATTTTGACTAATTGCAAgcatttattttggagtaaaggcacttttattcaaaatcgTTGCCAATCGTGCGATTGCTATGATGTCACAATAAGATATTGAATTCACttttattgtctcgcccaccagaggtgaaggcgagacttagggatccaaatgtcgtccgtcatCCGGCGTCTGTCGTCCATCGTCTGTCGTCCGtacgtcgtccgtccgtcacaaaccttatgacacataactccacaaccgtaagtcacttttcaaccaaacttggatggtagatggacttagggacctgcatgttatgctgcagtcggaggtcacatggtaaggtcaaaggtcattttcaggtcaacgttaaagtttacatgcaagactctcttatgacacctaactccgcaaccgtaagtcaattttcaaccaaacttggatggtagatggactttggggacctgcatgttatgctacactaacagttggaggtcacatggtaaggtcaaaggtaattttcaggtcaacgttaaattttatatgcaagactctcttatgacacctaactccgcaaccgtaagtcacttttcaaccaaacttggatggtatgtggacttgggggaccggcatgttatgctgcagtcggaggtcacatggtaaggtcaaaggccattttcaggtcaacattaaagttgacgtgcaagactcttatgaaaAGTGTagtattccatcccagtcatttcacaatgaagtttcgatacaattctgtcgcgtgccctcgcaaatcacgatatttgtggttattttcataagtggccgagacacaacatcgcttttgccttgttataataaggacactCAATTGCGTTTCATATAAAATTACCACCTATGTGTATAATGACAAAAAAGTGAATGATCTTCCATAATGATTACAAATGAGTAAACAAGTCAATAAaatgtgattattatttttattatcattattattcttttgaCCTTTTTTTAGTTTGTGACAGCATTATCTGACATGATCTTTTAttcctctttcttctcttcaaTGCAGAATTTGTACAAATGATGGCTCAGACGCATTAACAGATTAAGAAAACGCATTATAGCCTacacagtgcgtataaaaagtttacactttaaaACATTCTTAtgatacatttgtaatattctgAACCTTTTCCACATGCACATAATCATTGCAGGTCTATTGACTATCGACAAATCTTTCGCATGAGtgagcaacattttttttttataagttcgtgaaaaatgatttgcgaaAAACTTGGAAATATAATGATTTTAAGCAGACTTAAATCATGAAAAGcgtcaatgcacccccccccctacacacacacacacccacacacacacgcacctaGATCATCGTGATGATTTACATGTAGCAGTGTTTCTCATGAAATCGGCTTTGGCACGGAGTTCCTCTTCACTGTCATGCCTGAGAAAAGTGtgaagaaacaagtattaagcaaaaaaaaatacaagtccCCTTAGATGACAAAATCTTGacaaaaatgctggagatgtctgaaatAAACTTATATTGACATTGATTTGCTTCATGTCTGATGTCGTCAGAGCCAGCTGGCCCTATAGGgttgaaatattaatttgagtggcaaaaatgttacaaaatgttaaaataaattACCAAAACGGATAGTGCTCACTAAAGTGTTACATCCTGTCaaaattttactttcatttgatagaaCCAAAAATatgtgtgaaagaaatatccccatgttgtatatttttcaattcccaggactttttcccgtgtaaacttttttattgatacgcactgtatagtcatTCAAGATGTGGATTATTATACATAAAAGGGTAAACTATATACTATTCAAGTCATGTATGCCTATTAAAACAGTATATTTTACCGCAATATGAACTTGTGCATCTATGGCTTACCACACTCaaagtaaaattgatttattttgttagtGTCTACTAAGTGTATATAAAATGGAAGTGGACTTAAACCTACACTTCATTAAATTTACTTCTCTATGTTTTCGAATATTGTTGTTGTGTGGGATTTTCATAATGTATTGTCTTTCGTTTAGTCTATGAAATGTAAAATCATCTTTTAAAGGAACTCTCTCACGTTAGAGCCCCAGAATCCTTCAAATTGTATGGGTATCGCTCCTTCAAATTCCTGCGAAACTAGTTAATCATCTCCGTGAGTCGAGGGAcggaaattttttttaaaaataggtTTACGGTTTGGGCATATTGATCATGTTAATTATGCATGTAGGTACTATTATtcaataatgttattttcactgtgcATGACATTAGATGGAATTTGTATTCTTTTATTCGTAAGAAGACGAGAAATAATGGCCAATATTTCCAATCAAGTCGTCATATCGCCCTCTGTTGACGTGACTAGATGTAGTTCGTCCTCACTGTAATCTGGCACGTTGATCGACATCATTTTCCACCAACATACATTTCATTAGCCCTTCTGTAATAAAAGGTATTATTTCTACTGA contains these protein-coding regions:
- the LOC129261977 gene encoding calmodulin-like, whose protein sequence is MSSPTESQMKELKEAFGLYDRDNDGLISTDILGEVMRSLGSCPTEAEVEESINMEDPHGKGKLDFSTFSRIMAHHISQSQVDAEEFRDAFRIFDKDDTGTLSAAELRHVMTTLGEKLTDAEVDEMIREADVGSDGRINYEEFVQMMAQTH